A stretch of Chloracidobacterium sp. DNA encodes these proteins:
- a CDS encoding glycosyltransferase family 4 protein: MNDAASAVTPPQLVQSPVAPPKILILTHYFHPETAAVAQFTTEIAQDLARRGCEVTVVTSRAPYQRNAPRLPANDRLGPVRIRRALGTRFDKRRLWGRMCNLATFIAGAAVELTLGFRGYDVLLVCNAPLLGAVGWLGRLLRRRPYVCVVEDIYPDLAVRFGVIGEHSLIRRLWDAVNARVYAKAAVVVTLGERMRATLAANHARTGRPPLTIRVIPSWADGDAIRPLPKTDNPFAREHGTHDKLTILYSGNMGLAHDLETVIAAAAMLRDDPRFFFLFIGDGGKRARLVQMATEARLTNVKFLPYQPLERLPLSLTCGDVSVVTMEPAAEGLIIPSKIYGSLAAGQAILGLVGEATEVADIIERHQCGVRVSPGDVTALAAALRRLADDPTTLAAMQQRARACFEAHFRREMALDAYWETILTATGRVKASV, translated from the coding sequence ATGAACGACGCCGCTTCCGCTGTGACACCGCCACAGCTGGTACAATCCCCCGTCGCGCCGCCCAAAATCCTGATTTTGACGCACTACTTCCACCCGGAAACGGCCGCCGTCGCGCAGTTCACGACGGAAATCGCCCAAGACCTCGCCCGACGCGGCTGTGAAGTCACCGTCGTCACTAGCCGTGCGCCGTACCAGCGCAATGCGCCGCGCTTGCCGGCCAATGACCGCCTCGGCCCAGTACGCATCCGCCGCGCGCTGGGGACGCGCTTCGACAAACGCCGCCTCTGGGGGCGGATGTGCAACTTGGCGACCTTTATCGCCGGAGCCGCTGTTGAACTGACCTTGGGATTTCGCGGCTACGACGTTCTGCTGGTATGCAACGCGCCGTTGCTGGGAGCGGTCGGCTGGCTGGGGCGGCTGCTTCGGCGACGCCCCTATGTGTGCGTCGTGGAAGATATTTACCCCGACCTCGCCGTGCGCTTCGGCGTGATTGGGGAGCATTCGCTTATCCGCCGTCTCTGGGACGCCGTCAACGCGCGCGTCTACGCCAAGGCCGCCGTCGTCGTGACGCTCGGCGAGCGAATGCGCGCCACGCTCGCCGCCAACCATGCGCGTACGGGCCGGCCGCCGCTGACCATTCGCGTCATCCCAAGCTGGGCCGACGGCGACGCCATTCGTCCGCTGCCGAAAACCGACAATCCCTTCGCCCGCGAACACGGAACGCACGACAAACTGACCATTCTCTATTCGGGCAACATGGGGCTGGCGCACGATCTGGAGACGGTCATCGCCGCCGCCGCCATGCTGCGCGACGATCCTCGTTTTTTCTTTCTTTTCATCGGCGACGGCGGCAAACGCGCGCGTCTGGTTCAAATGGCGACCGAAGCACGGTTGACCAATGTGAAATTCCTGCCCTACCAGCCGCTTGAGCGTCTGCCGCTGTCGCTGACGTGCGGGGATGTCTCCGTGGTGACGATGGAGCCGGCCGCCGAGGGTTTAATCATTCCCAGCAAGATTTACGGTTCGCTGGCGGCGGGGCAAGCGATTCTGGGTTTGGTAGGCGAGGCGACCGAAGTCGCCGACATTATTGAGCGGCATCAGTGCGGCGTTCGGGTGTCACCGGGCGATGTGACGGCGCTTGCGGCGGCGCTGCGTCGGCTGGCGGATGACCCAACGACGTTGGCCGCGATGCAGCAACGCGCGCGGGCGTGTTTCGAAGCCCACTTCCGCCGTGAGATGGCGCTGGATGCCTACTGGGAAACCATCTTGACGGCGACAGGACGAGTCAAGGCCAGCGTGTAA
- a CDS encoding TonB-dependent receptor: MRDVLRLKWLWLLAAALGLAFPAQTWAQAQATTGQIAGVVVDQTGAAIANATVTAENKKTGFKQTTTSKANGEYVLVQLPVGNYTVTAEATNFSATTVEDVTVIVGRTFNLNLTLGVGTVAGEVIEVTASGVSIQTTRSEADAIQNATAIQNLPINGRRFQDFVTLAPNAQVEPRRQQISLSGQRGVYGANVNVDGMDYNQPFFGGIRGGERSNSAFTIPQEAIREFQVVSAGYSAEFGRSTGGTVNAVTKSGTNEFHGTAFYLIRPQEASRTNDFFRAQEAEFRNQGITGRINAAPTQHQFGGSIGGPIFKNKLFFFFAYEQQILRQTRSTVFSNLALVDPATLTPSQRAVYDFYVSEQGNFEQTNDAWAPLLRLDWQINSKNLLTVRYNFSYNRALNANSTGPQIFPITSSSLANNGAERNRNNIGVVSLYTTLTPSLFNEFRFQFAREDRPRGSNSSRPTFNSFIGNVGAVNFLPTTQYDTRTQFVNNLTFLAGNHTMKFGFEYSRVFATQLFGFNQFGAYSLIGANTTLAVINAVQVPVVPPGAPPTAQRGRFDVPANYTVQIGNRFTEYTVHQLAFFGQDSWRIRPNFTLNYGLRWEGQYNPTPATNNTDLVNIVRSVQYPIDAPGFRRNPTTIPDATDQFAPRVGIAWDPLNNGKSVFRANGGIYYATTPLLLFADATNNFRIPPGNLSAQIPFALPAGFNQAAFDASPATAGYRAVMGTGAAPNTVFRQLLLAGINLNNFQLSALPTVTPAQLTQIANILNQFLPAGATPFSLAVAASPLFIAEDFRNPRSVQANFGYEYQLARGLTVGVDFSYINTVYLQRNRQLNLPAPRINPDNIPGDISLRPIFNPTVAPFATRPNLGVGQLTVRESTARSVYRAMVLRTKFERKWGQFSAFYTLSDNRSDDDNEREAGGSFPVNSFDLRAERGFSNIDRRHLFVVNPVIFLPYGFEVSSIVRLQSAFPVDAIVGNIGGGLADVNRDGTLGAGAGGLLDRPYRAPGEPFPRNAFRNRPIYNVDLRLQKRFKITESQNVTISGEFFNIFNLMGLQYSGAAVTSMCNFAGLTGNALIAAQRNCGIPQANVPLNPNFLSLRERNPASPRLGQLLLNNTLGNSVFQFQVGVRYQF, encoded by the coding sequence ATGCGAGATGTTCTGCGACTGAAGTGGCTCTGGCTGCTTGCGGCGGCGCTTGGCTTGGCCTTCCCGGCGCAAACGTGGGCGCAAGCGCAGGCGACGACCGGCCAGATCGCCGGCGTGGTCGTTGACCAAACCGGCGCGGCCATCGCCAACGCCACCGTAACGGCTGAAAACAAAAAAACCGGCTTCAAGCAAACCACGACCTCAAAAGCCAACGGCGAGTATGTCCTTGTCCAGTTGCCGGTCGGCAACTACACCGTAACGGCCGAGGCGACCAACTTCTCTGCTACCACGGTGGAGGACGTCACGGTCATTGTCGGTCGGACATTTAATCTCAACCTGACACTGGGCGTCGGGACCGTCGCCGGCGAAGTCATTGAGGTGACGGCCAGTGGCGTCAGTATCCAGACGACCCGCAGCGAAGCCGACGCCATTCAGAACGCCACCGCCATCCAAAACCTACCCATCAACGGTCGGCGTTTCCAAGACTTTGTGACGCTGGCACCTAACGCCCAGGTGGAACCGCGCCGGCAGCAGATCTCACTGTCTGGTCAGCGCGGCGTCTACGGCGCGAACGTGAACGTGGACGGGATGGACTACAACCAGCCGTTTTTCGGCGGTATTCGCGGCGGCGAACGCTCCAACTCGGCGTTTACGATTCCGCAGGAGGCCATCCGCGAGTTCCAAGTGGTATCAGCGGGTTATTCGGCCGAGTTCGGCCGCTCTACCGGCGGGACGGTCAACGCCGTCACAAAGAGCGGCACAAACGAGTTCCACGGCACAGCCTTTTATCTGATCCGTCCGCAGGAAGCGTCGCGCACTAACGATTTCTTCCGCGCTCAGGAAGCTGAGTTTCGTAATCAGGGCATCACTGGGCGCATCAATGCTGCGCCGACGCAGCATCAGTTCGGCGGCTCCATCGGTGGGCCAATCTTCAAGAACAAGCTGTTTTTCTTCTTCGCGTACGAGCAGCAGATCCTGCGTCAGACGCGCAGCACGGTTTTCTCCAACTTGGCGCTGGTTGATCCGGCGACGCTGACACCATCCCAGCGAGCGGTCTATGATTTTTACGTCAGCGAGCAAGGCAATTTTGAGCAGACCAACGACGCTTGGGCGCCGCTTCTGCGCCTTGATTGGCAAATCAACAGCAAAAACCTGCTGACGGTTCGCTACAACTTTAGCTACAACCGTGCGCTCAACGCGAACTCCACCGGGCCGCAAATCTTTCCGATCACTAGCAGCTCGCTGGCGAACAACGGCGCAGAGCGCAACCGGAACAACATCGGCGTCGTGTCGCTTTACACGACGCTCACGCCGAGCCTGTTCAACGAGTTTCGCTTTCAGTTCGCGCGGGAGGATCGTCCGCGCGGCTCGAACTCCAGCCGTCCGACCTTTAACAGCTTCATCGGCAACGTGGGCGCGGTCAACTTTCTGCCGACGACGCAGTACGACACGCGGACGCAGTTCGTCAACAACCTGACGTTCCTGGCCGGCAACCACACAATGAAGTTCGGCTTTGAGTACAGCCGGGTCTTCGCCACTCAGTTGTTCGGTTTCAACCAGTTTGGGGCCTATTCGCTTATCGGCGCCAACACGACGCTGGCGGTCATTAACGCCGTGCAGGTGCCGGTTGTACCGCCGGGCGCGCCTCCGACAGCGCAGCGTGGGCGGTTTGACGTACCGGCCAACTACACCGTGCAGATCGGCAACCGCTTCACCGAGTACACGGTTCACCAACTGGCTTTCTTTGGTCAGGATTCGTGGCGCATTCGCCCGAACTTCACCTTGAACTACGGGCTGCGCTGGGAAGGGCAATACAACCCAACCCCGGCGACGAATAACACCGACTTGGTGAACATTGTGCGCAGCGTGCAGTACCCGATTGACGCCCCCGGCTTCCGGCGCAACCCGACGACGATTCCCGATGCCACTGACCAATTTGCGCCGCGCGTGGGCATCGCGTGGGACCCGCTCAACAACGGCAAGTCGGTTTTCCGTGCTAACGGCGGCATCTATTATGCGACGACGCCGCTGTTGCTCTTCGCCGACGCTACAAACAACTTCCGTATTCCACCGGGCAACCTGTCGGCGCAAATTCCGTTTGCGTTGCCGGCTGGCTTCAACCAAGCGGCGTTTGACGCTTCGCCGGCGACGGCTGGTTATCGGGCGGTCATGGGAACGGGTGCTGCGCCAAACACGGTGTTTCGTCAACTCCTGCTGGCGGGCATCAACCTCAACAACTTCCAGTTGAGCGCCCTGCCGACGGTAACGCCAGCGCAGCTGACGCAGATTGCGAACATTCTGAACCAGTTTCTGCCGGCGGGCGCAACGCCGTTCTCACTGGCGGTGGCGGCGTCGCCGTTGTTTATTGCTGAAGACTTCCGCAACCCGCGTTCGGTGCAGGCCAACTTTGGTTACGAGTATCAACTGGCGCGCGGCCTAACGGTGGGAGTGGACTTCTCGTATATCAACACGGTGTACCTCCAGCGCAACCGGCAGTTGAATCTGCCTGCGCCGCGCATCAACCCGGACAACATTCCGGGTGACATCTCGCTGCGGCCGATTTTCAACCCGACAGTGGCACCGTTTGCGACGCGGCCGAACCTAGGTGTCGGGCAACTTACGGTACGCGAATCTACGGCGCGGTCGGTGTATCGCGCGATGGTGCTGCGGACGAAGTTTGAGCGCAAGTGGGGGCAGTTTTCGGCCTTTTACACGCTGTCGGACAACCGCTCCGACGATGACAACGAGCGCGAAGCGGGCGGCTCGTTCCCGGTGAACTCTTTTGACCTGCGCGCCGAGCGCGGTTTCTCGAACATTGACCGGCGGCATCTGTTTGTCGTCAATCCGGTTATCTTCCTGCCGTACGGCTTTGAAGTGTCGAGTATCGTTCGGTTGCAATCCGCTTTCCCGGTTGATGCAATTGTGGGCAACATTGGCGGCGGCTTAGCTGATGTCAACCGCGACGGCACACTGGGCGCGGGCGCGGGTGGCCTACTTGACCGGCCGTACCGTGCGCCAGGCGAGCCATTTCCGCGCAACGCCTTCCGCAATCGTCCGATCTACAACGTTGACCTGCGTTTGCAGAAGCGGTTCAAGATTACTGAATCGCAGAATGTCACGATTTCGGGCGAGTTTTTCAACATCTTCAACCTGATGGGCTTGCAGTACAGCGGCGCGGCGGTGACGAGCATGTGCAACTTCGCCGGTCTGACGGGCAACGCCCTGATTGCGGCGCAGCGCAACTGCGGCATTCCGCAGGCGAACGTCCCACTCAACCCGAACTTCCTCTCACTGCGTGAGCGCAACCCAGCCAGCCCCCGCTTAGGTCAGCTCTTGCTCAACAACACGCTGGGCAATTCGGTGTTTCAGTTCCAGGTCGGCGTGCGGTATCAGTTCTAG
- a CDS encoding PhzF family phenazine biosynthesis protein, translating into MPIQVITVDAFTDKPFQGNPAAVCLLEAAIDPRLMQAVALEMNLSETAFVLPEEAEGGWRLRWFTPEAEVQLCGHGTLAAAHVLYEQGLVSADGVVVFHTASGPLTCVRHADGDIEMDFPAIPVTPTVAPMELFAALGVPLAYVGASESNYLVEVEDEATLRGIRPDLRLLATLPKWGVIVTCRAAAHEGEPDYDFVSRFFAPAKGVGEDPVTGSAHCSLAPYWSAKLGRTKLVGFQASKRGGVVRVEDRGARVTLGGRAVTVMHGMLQV; encoded by the coding sequence ATGCCGATTCAAGTCATCACCGTGGACGCCTTCACGGACAAGCCTTTTCAAGGTAATCCGGCGGCCGTGTGCCTGCTGGAAGCAGCGATTGACCCGCGCTTGATGCAGGCCGTCGCGTTGGAGATGAATCTGTCGGAAACGGCCTTCGTCCTGCCGGAGGAAGCGGAAGGCGGGTGGCGGTTGCGGTGGTTTACGCCGGAGGCCGAAGTGCAGTTGTGTGGTCACGGGACGCTGGCGGCGGCGCATGTGCTCTATGAACAGGGGCTTGTCTCCGCCGACGGCGTAGTCGTGTTTCACACGGCAAGCGGGCCGTTGACGTGCGTCCGGCATGCGGACGGTGACATTGAGATGGACTTCCCTGCCATTCCGGTGACGCCGACGGTTGCGCCGATGGAGTTGTTTGCGGCGCTGGGCGTACCGTTGGCTTATGTCGGCGCAAGCGAATCCAACTATCTGGTTGAGGTCGAGGATGAAGCGACCTTACGCGGCATTCGACCCGATTTGCGACTGTTGGCGACGTTGCCTAAGTGGGGCGTCATCGTGACCTGTCGCGCCGCCGCCCACGAAGGCGAACCTGACTACGACTTCGTTTCGCGCTTCTTTGCGCCGGCGAAGGGCGTCGGCGAAGACCCTGTCACCGGCTCGGCGCATTGTTCGCTAGCACCGTACTGGAGCGCCAAGCTCGGCAGGACGAAACTTGTCGGTTTTCAGGCGTCAAAACGCGGCGGCGTTGTGCGAGTTGAAGATCGCGGCGCGCGCGTCACACTCGGCGGCCGCGCCGTGACGGTCATGCACGGAATGCTTCAGGTCTAA
- the cyoE gene encoding heme o synthase — translation MPKSFAAAFPTPLLTPALRERLTAYWALTKPRITFEVILIAAFGFILGTPGDFDWRRFFHAMVGIGLLSGGIAALNQWMEHDADGKMRRTATRPIPSGQVTPWQALLFGVTLTTAAEAYLCPTVNPLTALLGLATAIGYVWIYTPLKTRTWLSTAIGSFPGAMPPLVGWAAAAGTLSLEAWTLFAIMFFWQFPHFYAIAWMYREDYRRAGIGMLPVIEADGRRTIRQTLVTAVATVGLSLLPFWFGLSGWVYLVGALLLGGLFLQSCLTLARTRTNLAAKRVLRASVVYLPLLFLVMTLNRV, via the coding sequence ATGCCAAAGTCTTTTGCCGCCGCTTTTCCAACGCCGCTGTTGACGCCTGCGCTCCGCGAGCGCTTGACAGCGTACTGGGCGCTGACCAAACCGCGCATTACCTTCGAGGTCATCCTGATTGCCGCCTTCGGTTTCATCCTTGGCACACCGGGCGACTTCGATTGGCGACGCTTTTTCCACGCCATGGTGGGGATTGGGCTGCTTTCGGGCGGGATTGCGGCACTCAACCAGTGGATGGAGCATGACGCTGACGGCAAAATGCGCCGGACGGCGACACGCCCAATCCCCAGCGGACAGGTCACACCATGGCAGGCGCTCTTATTTGGCGTCACGCTGACGACGGCCGCCGAGGCGTACCTGTGCCCGACGGTGAATCCGCTGACGGCGCTGCTGGGGTTGGCGACGGCGATTGGCTATGTTTGGATTTACACGCCGCTCAAAACGCGAACGTGGCTTTCCACGGCCATTGGGTCGTTTCCCGGCGCGATGCCGCCGTTGGTCGGGTGGGCCGCCGCCGCCGGGACGCTCTCACTGGAGGCGTGGACGCTCTTCGCCATCATGTTCTTCTGGCAGTTTCCGCACTTCTACGCCATCGCGTGGATGTACCGCGAAGACTACCGGCGGGCGGGCATTGGCATGTTGCCGGTGATTGAAGCCGACGGCCGGCGCACCATTCGGCAAACGCTTGTCACCGCCGTGGCAACGGTCGGCTTGAGTCTGTTGCCGTTCTGGTTTGGGCTGTCTGGTTGGGTGTATTTGGTCGGGGCGCTGCTGTTAGGCGGGTTGTTTCTGCAATCCTGCCTAACGCTAGCGCGGACGCGCACGAATTTGGCGGCCAAGCGTGTCCTACGAGCGTCGGTGGTTTATCTTCCCCTGTTGTTTCTGGTCATGACGCTGAACCGCGTCTAA
- a CDS encoding cytochrome C oxidase subunit IV family protein → MAHETNHHTGHQTHGGDHAHHSISAATCLRVFAALVIGTVATVWTASMDLGPFNTPVALAIAVAKATLIILYFMHVLYSKWLTRTVVIGSFFFLLVLFGLTFSDYLTREKTHEIPSLYSSDPILKQQ, encoded by the coding sequence ATGGCGCACGAAACGAACCATCACACCGGACATCAAACGCATGGGGGTGACCATGCCCACCACAGCATTTCAGCCGCGACATGCCTGAGGGTGTTTGCGGCGCTGGTGATCGGCACGGTCGCCACGGTCTGGACGGCGAGCATGGATTTGGGTCCGTTCAATACACCGGTAGCGCTGGCCATCGCCGTGGCGAAAGCCACGCTCATCATCTTGTATTTCATGCACGTCCTTTACAGCAAATGGCTGACGCGGACGGTCGTCATCGGCTCGTTTTTCTTTCTGCTGGTTTTGTTCGGGCTGACGTTTTCCGACTACCTCACCCGCGAGAAGACGCACGAGATACCGTCGCTGTACTCTTCCGATCCGATTTTGAAACAGCAGTAG
- a CDS encoding cytochrome c oxidase subunit 3 family protein, which produces MSNAHSPVAHHFYTIEQQKESATIGMWLFLATEILLFGALFTAYAVYRHKFPDAFMVASSRMDWKLGGLNTLFLIISSVTMVFAVSSAEKGQRGGLLGFLAATGFFGTLFLVVKYFEYKHHYLDHDIPGLNFRWTGAPELANGAQMFFFLYFFMTGLHALHMVVGLGLLIWIFLTAYWGKYSPEYYNPVEMFGLYWHFVDLVWIFLFPLLYLLGAHLPPGGGGHH; this is translated from the coding sequence TTGTCTAACGCACACAGCCCTGTCGCCCATCACTTCTACACCATTGAGCAGCAGAAAGAGTCGGCCACCATCGGCATGTGGCTCTTTCTGGCGACGGAAATTCTGCTCTTCGGCGCGTTGTTTACGGCCTACGCCGTCTATCGGCACAAGTTTCCCGACGCCTTCATGGTCGCCAGTTCCCGCATGGATTGGAAACTGGGCGGCCTCAATACGCTGTTCCTCATCATCAGCAGCGTGACGATGGTATTCGCCGTGTCGTCCGCCGAAAAGGGGCAGCGTGGCGGCTTGCTGGGCTTTCTCGCCGCGACCGGTTTTTTTGGGACGCTGTTTTTGGTCGTGAAGTACTTTGAGTACAAGCACCACTACCTCGACCACGACATTCCGGGTCTGAACTTCCGGTGGACGGGCGCGCCTGAACTGGCCAACGGTGCGCAGATGTTCTTCTTCCTCTACTTCTTCATGACAGGCCTGCACGCCCTGCACATGGTCGTCGGCTTAGGTCTGCTGATTTGGATTTTCCTCACGGCCTACTGGGGCAAGTACTCGCCCGAATACTACAACCCGGTGGAGATGTTCGGGCTGTATTGGCACTTCGTGGACTTGGTTTGGATTTTCCTTTTCCCGCTGCTGTACCTGCTGGGCGCGCACCTGCCGCCGGGCGGCGGCGGTCATCACTGA
- a CDS encoding cbb3-type cytochrome c oxidase subunit I, translated as MIEENVSLPRIHYLNSHYGWKSWLFTTDHKRIGLLYMVSITLMFFLGGFFALLIRLELLTPQADLFNADTYNKFFTLHGVILIFFFLVPSIPATLGNFLIPLMIGAKDVAFPKLNLLSWYIFVIGSLFTLWVVAVGGIDTGWTFYTPYSTTFANTHVIAATLGVFFTGFSSILTGLNFIVTIHKMRAPGLTWFRLPLFIWSLYATSIIQVLATPVLGITMVLVAVERFARVGIFDPALGGDPVLFQHMFWFYSHPAVYIMILPSLGVVSELISAFTWKRVFGYKFVAVSSLMIAIFSFIVWGHHMYVSSMSIYAGMLFSILSYLVAVPSAVKVFNWTATLYKGSVSYDTPMLYALGFIGLFTIGGLTGLFLASMGLDRHLHDTYFVIAHFHLIMVGGAVMGYFGGLHYWWPKMFGRMYPEWWGRLSALIVFVGFNLSFFPQFIIGYLGMPRRYHVYAPEFQVLNVMSTAGSSILGVGYVLPLIYFIWSLRYGKVAANPWRAKGLEWTTTSPPPPENFFEQPIVTEEAYNYPVRPAQPTRHTGKLTGGLAQPVGTTGKGREAEVV; from the coding sequence ATGATTGAAGAAAACGTCTCCCTACCGCGCATTCATTACCTGAACTCGCACTATGGCTGGAAATCGTGGCTGTTCACGACCGACCACAAGCGGATCGGTCTGCTCTACATGGTTTCCATCACGTTGATGTTTTTCCTCGGCGGCTTTTTTGCGCTGCTCATTCGGCTTGAGCTGCTGACGCCGCAGGCGGACTTGTTCAATGCGGACACCTATAACAAGTTCTTCACGCTGCACGGGGTCATCCTGATTTTCTTCTTTCTCGTGCCCTCGATTCCGGCGACGCTGGGCAACTTTTTGATCCCGCTAATGATTGGGGCGAAGGATGTCGCCTTTCCTAAGCTGAACCTATTGAGCTGGTACATCTTCGTCATCGGCTCGCTGTTCACCCTGTGGGTGGTGGCTGTCGGCGGGATTGACACGGGTTGGACGTTCTACACGCCCTACAGCACAACCTTTGCCAACACGCACGTCATCGCGGCGACGCTGGGCGTGTTTTTCACCGGCTTTTCCTCGATTCTGACGGGGCTGAACTTTATTGTCACCATCCACAAGATGCGTGCGCCGGGGCTGACTTGGTTTCGCCTGCCGCTTTTTATCTGGTCGCTTTACGCGACAAGCATTATTCAGGTCCTAGCCACGCCAGTGCTGGGCATCACGATGGTGCTGGTCGCCGTCGAGCGGTTTGCGCGCGTTGGCATTTTTGACCCGGCGCTGGGCGGCGATCCGGTGCTTTTCCAGCACATGTTTTGGTTTTACTCCCACCCGGCCGTGTACATCATGATTTTGCCGAGCTTGGGCGTGGTGAGCGAACTGATTTCGGCGTTCACGTGGAAGCGCGTCTTCGGCTACAAGTTCGTCGCCGTTTCCTCGCTGATGATCGCCATCTTCAGCTTCATCGTGTGGGGCCACCACATGTACGTCTCCAGCATGTCCATCTACGCCGGCATGCTGTTTTCGATTCTAAGCTACTTGGTAGCCGTCCCGTCGGCGGTCAAGGTCTTCAACTGGACGGCGACGCTCTACAAAGGCTCGGTGTCATATGACACGCCGATGCTCTACGCACTGGGGTTCATCGGCTTGTTCACGATTGGCGGGCTAACGGGGCTGTTTTTGGCCTCGATGGGGCTTGACCGTCACCTGCACGACACTTACTTCGTCATCGCTCACTTCCACCTCATCATGGTGGGCGGCGCGGTCATGGGCTACTTCGGCGGGCTGCACTACTGGTGGCCGAAGATGTTTGGTCGGATGTATCCCGAATGGTGGGGCCGGTTGAGCGCGCTGATTGTGTTTGTGGGCTTCAACCTGTCGTTTTTCCCGCAGTTCATCATCGGCTACCTAGGGATGCCGCGCCGCTACCACGTCTATGCGCCGGAGTTTCAGGTGCTCAACGTGATGTCCACGGCTGGGTCGTCCATTCTGGGCGTGGGCTACGTGCTCCCGCTCATCTATTTCATCTGGTCGTTGCGCTACGGTAAGGTCGCCGCCAATCCGTGGCGCGCCAAGGGTCTGGAGTGGACGACCACCTCACCGCCGCCGCCCGAAAACTTCTTCGAGCAGCCGATTGTCACTGAAGAAGCCTACAACTATCCGGTGCGCCCAGCGCAGCCGACCCGGCACACTGGTAAGCTGACCGGCGGCCTCGCGCAACCCGTAGGGACGACCGGCAAAGGAAGGGAGGCCGAAGTTGTCTAA
- the coxB gene encoding cytochrome c oxidase subunit II: MMLLTLLTTFFGWAATVFRLPLFPEQASTNAPNVDRLYFFMLAVCGGVSIAIVLLIFYFAVKYRRRTPDQLAEESHVPIALEWAWIIIPSLFFMSFFGWGAWLYFQDAKAPKDALEIACTGRQWMWKFQHPDGQREINTLHIPVGRPVKLVMVSEDVIHSVFIPAFRIHMDVIPKRYTEVWFQATKPGKYHLFCSQYCGTEHANMIGSVVALEPHEYQTWLNGAATGSLALRGEALFNKLACNGCHTGDAEARAPYLPGLYGRNVQLTTGEVITADENYLRESILKPGAKIAAGYDNIMPGYDGQLTEEQIIELVAYIKHLGKKYDQFEPVAPPTAPAPRPAGQNPDQTLPTGNVKPSVPTPSASTPAAPSSRPTPEGARLKSN, from the coding sequence ATGATGCTATTGACCTTGTTGACTACGTTTTTCGGCTGGGCGGCCACAGTGTTCCGCCTGCCGCTATTCCCAGAGCAGGCCTCGACCAACGCGCCCAATGTGGATCGGCTGTATTTCTTCATGCTCGCGGTGTGCGGCGGCGTCTCCATCGCCATTGTGCTGCTTATCTTTTACTTCGCCGTCAAGTACCGCCGCCGCACGCCAGACCAACTTGCCGAAGAATCCCACGTACCGATCGCGCTGGAATGGGCGTGGATCATCATTCCGTCGCTGTTTTTCATGTCGTTTTTCGGCTGGGGCGCGTGGCTGTATTTCCAAGACGCCAAAGCGCCGAAGGACGCGTTGGAGATTGCCTGCACGGGTCGGCAGTGGATGTGGAAGTTTCAGCATCCTGACGGCCAGCGCGAAATCAACACGCTGCATATTCCGGTTGGGCGACCGGTCAAACTGGTGATGGTGTCGGAAGATGTCATCCACAGCGTGTTTATTCCGGCGTTCCGCATCCACATGGATGTCATCCCCAAGCGGTACACCGAAGTGTGGTTTCAGGCGACAAAACCGGGGAAGTACCACTTGTTCTGCTCGCAGTACTGCGGGACGGAACACGCCAACATGATTGGCTCGGTGGTGGCGCTTGAGCCGCACGAGTATCAGACCTGGCTCAACGGCGCGGCGACCGGCTCGTTGGCGTTACGCGGCGAGGCGCTCTTCAACAAGCTGGCGTGCAACGGTTGCCATACGGGCGACGCTGAAGCGCGAGCGCCGTACCTACCGGGCTTATACGGGCGCAACGTCCAGCTCACGACTGGCGAAGTCATCACGGCGGACGAGAACTACCTTCGGGAGTCCATCCTCAAGCCGGGCGCGAAGATCGCCGCCGGATACGACAACATTATGCCCGGTTACGATGGACAACTGACCGAGGAGCAAATCATTGAGTTGGTGGCTTACATCAAGCATTTGGGCAAGAAGTACGACCAGTTTGAGCCGGTCGCGCCGCCGACCGCGCCGGCGCCGCGTCCAGCCGGACAGAACCCCGATCAGACCCTGCCGACCGGCAATGTCAAACCCAGCGTGCCGACGCCTTCGGCGTCGACACCTGCTGCACCGTCGTCGCGCCCGACACCGGAAGGCGCGCGCCTGAAATCTAACTGA